In a genomic window of Leisingera caerulea DSM 24564:
- a CDS encoding penicillin-binding protein 1A → MIRFILSFFGSIFSTITLGVAMVALTIGAVFWIYGRDLPSHESLAQYQPATISRIYSGEGFLIDEFAKERRLFTPSHEIPDLVKQAFISAEDKNFYSHSGYDARGIAAAAIEAVRSRGENVRGASTITQQVMKNFLLSGDRRAERKIKEIILATRLEETLDKERILELYLNEIFLGQNSYGVTAAAQTYFNKTLSDLAPHEAATLAAMPKAPSDYHPVRQKDRLLARRNYVLREMRENGYISADVYEVEVAQPLRSVQNGDFEAFRTALPPRDYFTDEIRRQLTQDFGEGEFFTGGFTVRATLDHEMQAEAALALRGGLEKYDRSRGKWRGTGVQLEEAQLADETTWRAALADADVPRDIVLGGRWHPAVVLEVGSESMTVGVEKSKGTGSVPRSDIKWMKGSFADNFTRGDVVLVRAEKKDGEFSHWSLRQVPEVQGGFVAMDVNTGRVLAMQGGFSYQHSVFNRATQALRQPGSSFKPFVYAAALDSGYSPATIVVDAPIEINTPQGLWRPKNSSNKFYGPTPLRTGIEMSRNLMTIRLAQEVGMPVVAGYAERFGVYDNMGAFLANSLGSEETTLYKMVAAYAMFANGGERVQPTLVDRVQDRFGRTIYRHDDRDCVDCSDPSLAAGQAPRIVTDRERVMDPVTAYQLTSMMKGVVDRGTASSVINLPVPTAGKTGTTNDSRDVWFVGFTSNIVAGCYMGFDQPRPMGRGAYGGTMCGPVFQQFMTKAVEKFGGGPFEVPEGGHFIKIDRYTGNRLPDDASGPYVVAEYFRDGAEPIFGLTYDGGFAMGSNLPLVEEVQQSGRKVTTSSGGTAVLGPKATFGTVSSGGLY, encoded by the coding sequence GTGATCAGGTTCATACTCTCCTTCTTCGGCTCCATTTTCAGCACCATCACCCTTGGCGTGGCGATGGTGGCGCTGACCATCGGGGCGGTGTTCTGGATCTACGGGCGCGACCTGCCGAGCCATGAATCGCTGGCCCAGTACCAGCCCGCGACGATCAGCCGGATCTATTCGGGCGAGGGCTTTCTGATCGACGAGTTTGCCAAGGAACGCCGCCTGTTCACCCCGTCGCATGAGATTCCGGACCTGGTGAAACAGGCCTTCATTTCTGCCGAGGATAAGAACTTCTACAGCCATTCCGGCTATGACGCCCGCGGTATCGCCGCTGCCGCGATTGAGGCGGTGCGCTCGCGCGGGGAGAATGTGCGGGGCGCCTCGACCATCACCCAGCAGGTGATGAAGAACTTCCTGCTGTCCGGCGACCGCCGGGCCGAGCGCAAGATCAAGGAGATCATCCTCGCCACCCGGCTGGAGGAAACGCTCGACAAGGAACGGATTCTTGAGCTGTATCTGAACGAAATCTTCCTGGGCCAGAACTCCTATGGCGTGACCGCCGCGGCGCAGACTTATTTCAACAAAACGCTGAGCGACCTGGCCCCGCACGAGGCGGCGACGCTGGCCGCGATGCCCAAGGCGCCGTCGGACTACCACCCGGTGCGCCAGAAGGACCGGCTGCTGGCGCGGCGCAACTACGTGCTGCGGGAAATGCGCGAGAACGGTTATATCTCCGCCGACGTCTACGAGGTGGAGGTCGCGCAGCCGCTGCGGTCGGTGCAGAACGGCGATTTCGAGGCGTTCCGCACCGCGCTGCCGCCGCGGGACTATTTCACTGATGAAATCCGCCGCCAGCTGACCCAGGACTTTGGCGAGGGCGAATTCTTCACCGGCGGCTTCACCGTGCGCGCGACCCTTGACCACGAAATGCAGGCCGAAGCGGCGCTGGCACTGCGCGGCGGGCTGGAAAAATACGACCGCTCGCGCGGGAAATGGCGCGGCACCGGCGTGCAGCTGGAGGAGGCCCAGCTGGCGGACGAGACCACCTGGCGCGCCGCGCTGGCAGATGCCGATGTCCCGCGCGATATTGTTTTGGGCGGCAGGTGGCATCCGGCAGTGGTGCTGGAGGTCGGCAGCGAGTCGATGACCGTGGGTGTCGAGAAAAGCAAGGGCACCGGGTCGGTGCCGCGTTCCGATATCAAGTGGATGAAGGGCAGCTTTGCCGACAATTTCACCCGCGGCGACGTGGTGCTGGTCCGGGCCGAGAAGAAGGACGGCGAATTCAGCCATTGGTCGCTGCGGCAGGTGCCGGAAGTGCAGGGCGGCTTTGTCGCGATGGACGTGAACACGGGCCGGGTTCTGGCGATGCAGGGCGGCTTCTCCTACCAGCACTCGGTGTTCAACCGCGCCACCCAGGCTCTGCGCCAGCCGGGCTCCAGCTTTAAGCCGTTTGTCTATGCAGCGGCGCTGGACAGCGGTTACAGCCCAGCGACAATCGTGGTCGACGCCCCGATCGAGATCAACACGCCGCAAGGCCTGTGGCGGCCCAAGAACTCCAGCAACAAGTTCTACGGCCCCACGCCGCTGCGGACCGGGATCGAGATGAGCCGGAACCTGATGACCATCCGCCTTGCGCAAGAGGTGGGGATGCCGGTGGTTGCGGGCTATGCCGAACGCTTTGGCGTTTATGACAACATGGGCGCCTTCCTGGCCAACTCGCTGGGCTCGGAGGAGACCACGCTTTACAAGATGGTCGCGGCCTATGCGATGTTCGCCAATGGCGGCGAGCGGGTGCAGCCGACGCTGGTGGACCGGGTGCAGGACCGCTTCGGGCGCACCATCTACCGCCATGACGACCGCGACTGCGTGGATTGTTCCGACCCGTCGCTGGCTGCAGGGCAGGCGCCGCGGATCGTCACCGACCGCGAGCGGGTGATGGACCCGGTCACCGCTTACCAGCTGACCTCGATGATGAAGGGCGTGGTGGACCGCGGCACCGCCTCCAGTGTGATCAACCTGCCGGTGCCCACTGCTGGCAAGACCGGCACCACCAACGATTCGCGCGATGTCTGGTTTGTCGGCTTCACCTCCAACATTGTGGCGGGCTGCTACATGGGCTTTGACCAGCCCCGCCCGATGGGCCGCGGCGCCTATGGCGGCACCATGTGCGGCCCGGTGTTCCAGCAGTTCATGACCAAAGCGGTGGAGAAGTTCGGCGGCGGCCCGTTTGAGGTGCCGGAAGGCGGCCACTTCATCAAGATCGACCGCTATACCGGCAACCGGCTGCCGGATGATGCCTCTGGCCCGTATGTGGTCGCGGAGTACTTCCGGGATGGCGCGGAGCCGATCTTCGGCCTGACCTATGACGGCGGCTTTGCCATGGGGTCCAACCTGCCGCTGGTCGAGGAGGTGCAGCAGTCCGGCCGCAAGGTCACCACCTCCAGCGGCGGCACTGCGGTGCTGGGGCCCAAGGCCACTTTCGGCACTGTCAGTTCAGGCGGCCTGTACTAG